One Muribaculum gordoncarteri genomic window, AAGAACTCAAAAAGAAAGGAGTAGTTAATCTAACACTTACAGGTGGTGACATATTTGCGCATAAAGACTGGAGTGTTATTTTAGAAGAGGTTATCAATGCCGGATATAAACCATTCCTATCTACAAAAACACCCCTATCCCCTACAGACTTAAAAGTTCTTCATGATCTAGGCTATACCGAAATTCAATTTTCTTTGGACTCAGATGATCCATGCGTTTTAAAGGAACTCATAAAAGTTGATGAAGATTATATAAACCATGTTATAACTATGTTTGAAGCATGTTCTAAACATGGTATCAGCATTCTGATTCGTAGTGTTCTTACAAAGAAAAATGGGTCTCTCGAATCAGTTGCACGACTGTATAACTTTCTTTCTAACTACTCTTGCGTTAAAGAGTGGATAATGACTCCTGCTTTTTTCTCCGAATACAAGAAGCAACAGTACGCTGAAATTGAGATTGACAATGATAGTCTTAAAGCTATCTACGACTTTTCAAAGAAACACTCTTCAAATTTTCGTATTGGACTAAATAAGATATCTTCTGACGGATACGTACTGCAGAAATGCAACACTGTTTCAGAATTTGTTTGTCGTAATCAAATATGCTTAGCTAATACAACAAGCTTATCTATTCTAGCTAATGGACTATGTAGCATTTGTGAAATGTTATACGACCATCCTGAATATATTTTAGGAAGTGTTCGCAAAGCATCTATTTCCGAAATCTGGAATTCAGAGAAAGCTCTGAATCTCTATTCTCCCCAACAAGAAAATATAGAAAGTGATTCTCCTTGTAAAACTTGTGAAGTGTTCAGCAAATGTAAAACTACATTTGGGAAAAGGATATGCTATCTAGATATTACCAAAGTGGGTGGTAATCAGGAAGATCCAGACCCTCGTTGTCCTTTGAGCAAAAAGACTAAATATATATTGTGAAAAAATTACGACAAATAGCTATTGCTATTACATTTTGTTTCTCTTTAATGCCCCTTATTACATTTGGCAAGAACATTTTCATCCAAAACGAAAATTTAGAGCCAATCAAAGGAGCCAGCGTTACTACATACAACAACCAAATGGATTCTTTGGGACATTTTATGTCTGCCGAAGATGGTTTGTGTAATATACTAATTACACAAACAACCACAAACCTAATAATTGAGCATCCTGAATATTCGTCACGTCTTGTAAACCTATCCTCCTCTTTTAATGATACAATAACACTTATGAAGAATTCTGTATCATTAAAAGAGATAGTTGTTAATGGAGATCTAATGACTCAGCACTTAACCCATCAGAGCTATAAAATTCCTTTAACATCTATGGAAAAATACTCCAATTTTTTTCAGTCACTAAATGAGATACCAAATCTTGTAGTTCTTGGTTCTGGAGCTTTATTTTATGAAGGAAACCAAAATGTAGTACTTCTTCTCAATGGAGTTGAAACCACACAAATAGAATTATCATCTTTGTCTAAAGATGATATAAAAAATGTGGATATATATCAAACCCCTCCTGCAAGGTTTGCTAGTCAAGGTGCGGCATCAGTTATAAATGTAATCACAAAAAGCTCTTTAACTGGAGGAAATATCAGCATAAATGCCAATCAATCGTTTTATCCATTAAAGGGCGATAATTCGATGGCAATGTTCTACAACTATAAACGATCTCGATTTTCTTTAATCTTCAATAATGAAAATCAGCATTATCGCAAGTACTCCCTAGACGAACAGTTAAACTATTCACATGACAATACAACCTATGAAAAAATAAAAGAGGGACAGGATTCAAAAAGTCATAATGACGAGAATAATCTTTCTTTATCATTCCAAAACAATAAGGCTGATTCGTATTTATATAATCTTAATATCGGAGCAGGGATAAATCATGAAAAATTAACCTTAGCTCAAAATGTAATATCCCAACAAAATGAAACTACCTTATCCGCAACCAATAACCTGTCTACTGGATTTAAGAAAATCTGGATTGCAAATTATTTTGAAAAAAATTTAGGAAAAGAATCCCATTCCGGGATTATTCTTGGGAATGTAAAGTGGCAGCGATTATTTTCAAACTACACATCATCTTATAAAGAATTTGACAGCCATAACTTACCTAATATAAACGTAGGGTCTAACTACAAAATTAGGTATGACGCTATTTTTTGTGAAGCGCAGTATGAATTCCCTTCATATTCTTGGGGGCAACTATCTATAGATGCTTATAACACTTATAAATATAGTAAGTATCTAGATTATGAATCTCCCATTTTTCAGAAAAACAATAATTTTGGAACGTCGATTCAATTAATAGGTCGTAAACGAAAAATTATATATCAAATTGAGATGGGTATCAGGGGATACCACACTTCATCTTCATCCATAGAAAAATCCTATAATATGTGGATACCTTCTCCTTCAATTGGTATATATTATGCACCTAAACGGAATTTGCAATTTAGGATAAATTATGATTATATCGGAGATATTCCAACTATAGCTGATCTAAGTGAAACCAATCAATGGATTGACACCAAATTGGTTTACCATGGAAATAGCACTCTTAAACCTTATAAAAAACATGATTTATATATAACCGGAGTAACCAACAACAAATATTTAAATCTATCATTAAAATTAGGTTATAGTTATTCTCCTGACCGTATTTGCAACTACTTTATAGACACAGAGAATTATGTTTTAGAAACCATTGTAAATCTAAAGCATTATTCTGTATTATCTAGTCAATTAGACTTCACAATCAAGCCATTAGGTAAAAATGTATGGACAATATGGTCGCGAGTCATAGGGGCTAAAGTTCATGGTCGCGGAGAAAACTACAAGTGGGATGGTTATAGATTCCAATGGATGATGAATTCAAGAATTAACCTAAAAAAATGGACTTTCGAAATTTTCTATCAATATCCCGGAAAAATAGCCGAAGGACAATTAATAAGACCTAGAGCCGAGTGCTGGTCTATCGGAGCTCTTTATAGACCCATAAAAGATCTATCATTAGGAATTGATTGGTTTATGCCTTTTGGAAAATCGTTTAATGAAAGTGAGCGGACTGTTGGATCTGCAATTGTTCAGAACTTCTCTCAGATACGAATAAAGGATCGAGCCAACATGATTAGTGTTTCATTATCTTGGAATTTTTCATTCGGGAAAAACCAAAATAGGGCAACTCCTCAATTTGATAATGGTGATGCAGACTCTGGCTTATTAAAAAAATAATATGCGAGCATTTAAGTTTATAAAGCAACTCGATTCCATGCAATGTGGTTTAGCTTGCATGGCTATGATCTGTTATCATTGGGGACAAGAGTATTCAGTCAAGTTTTTAAATAAATTTTGTACTGCCTCAAAAGACGGAGTTTCATTTAAAGGATTATCTGACCTCTCGGATACATTGGGACTACACTGTATTTCTGGCAAAGTAAGTATACAGGAACTTAGAGAATGCCCTTTACCAGCAATACTTCATTGGAATCAAAATCACTTTATTGTTCTTTATAAAATAAAGAACAATAAATTTTATATTGCCGATCCATCAAAAGGAAAATTAGTTCTCAATGAGACAGAGTTTAGTCAGCATTTTATTTCCTTAACGTCTGATAATAAAGAAAAAGGGTTAGCAATGTTTTTTGAACCCACAGAGAAATTCGGGATTATAAAAGATGACACCATTAATAATGAACGTAATTTCAAGTTCTTATCAAAATATATTTTTAAACACAAGCTATATTTTATCCAGATTATAGTAGGTATGATTTTTGCATGTTGTATGCAATTATTATTTCCATTTCTAACTCAATCAATTGTCGACACTGGAATTCACACTAAAAATATTGGTTTAATTTGGCTCATTCTAATTGGGGAACTCACAATAGTCATTGGACGAACTATAACCGACGTCATACGAAATTGGCTATTACTCCATATTTCAATGAGAATAAATATATCTATTGTTAGTGACTTTTTTATAAAGTTGCTTAAACTTCCAATGTCATTCTTTGATACAAAATTAATGGGGGATATCTTTCAAAGAATTAGTGACCATGATAGAATTCAAAAATTTCTCACATCTCAAATACTTAAAATTTCTTTTGCTGTTCTGAGTTTCTTCATTTTTGGCATTGTTCTGTGCTATTATAATATAACCGTATTTCTTATTTTCCTTATTGGAAGTTTCTTATACGCTACATGGATAACTCTTTTCCTTAGGAAGCGTAGAAAAATAGATTATAATCTATTCGAGCAACAAGCTGCTAATCAAAATAGAACATATCAATTCATTACAGGAATACAAGAAATTAAATTACAAAATTGTGAAATTCGCCGTCGTCTTGAATGGGAAGATACTCAGGCCGACTTATTTAAAGTTCAAATGGATTCTCTTAAATTACAGCTACAACAAGAATCCGGAGGTGTCTTTATAAATGAAATTAAGAATATAGTAATCACAGTGATAACTGCTACATGTGTCATTTCCGGCGATATGAGTTTAGGTATGATGCTTGCAGTTCAATACATTATCGGTCAACTTAATAGTCCTATAGAGCAAGTTGTAGCGTTTATTTACTCGCTTCAAGATGTGAAAATATCACTTGAACGAATAAATGAAATTCATAATGCTGAAAATGAGGATAACCACATTAAGAATAACATAACAAATCTATCAGACAAAACAATAACCATCAAGAATCTTAGTTTTTCATACGATTCCCACGCTCTAACTAAAACCCTTGATAACATCACCCTTAACATCCCATCTGGAAAGATTACTGCTATTGTTGGTAGTTCAGGTAGCGGAAAAACTACTTTAATAAAATTAATACTTGGATATTATTCCAATATCTCTGGTAGTATCCTTATCCAAAATCAAGATATTAGAAATATAAACCTAAAAGATTGGAGAAGTCACTGTGGTGTTGTAATGCAAGATGGAGTTATATTTTCCGAATCTATAGCACGAAATATTGCAGTAGAAGATGGAGACATTGATTATACACGTCTTGAATACGCAGCACAAATAGCTAATATTCATGACTACATTATGAGCCTTCCATTGAAATACAACACTCAGATAGGACGAGACGGTATGGGTCTTAGCCAAGGTCAGAAGCAGCGCATTCTGATTGCCAGAGCTGTATATAAGAATCCGGATTTTATCTTCCTTGATGAAGCAACAAATGCCCTAGATGCAAAGAATGAGAAGATAATTGTAGAAAATTTAAATAAATTTTATAGTGGAAAAACAGTTGTAGTTGTAGCTCATCGTTTATCTACCGTAAAGAATGCAGATCAAATCATTGTGATAGACGAAGGGAAAGTTGTTGAATCAGGAGAACATTATTCCTTGATAGCACAAAAAGGTAAGTATTATAACCTAATCCATAATCAATTAGAACTCGGCTTATAATATTATGAATACAATGAATACAGATTCCGACATTCATTCAAATAAGGTAAAGAAATTATTAGGAGAAGAACCGATCTTATTAATACGATACGGAACTTTAATAGGGATTCTTTTCGTAATAATAATCGGCATTATACTGCTAACTCTTCCTTACCCAAATGGGAATGGTGAATGCGTTTACAAACATCTTCTCTAAAATAACCGTTTTTGAGACAATCTCAAAGGCTGGTTCCCGGTATCGAGGATCCAGCCTTTTTACGTTCCAAAAGGCGTGTCAAAATCAAAATACCATTAATGTTTCAATCTTTAATTTTTGAGAATCACGATTTCCGGCTATAAGTAGTAAATTTATACCACTTTTGGAAATAAGTCGATTATTTCCTCAATATATATCCTCTAAGTGAAGCTCAACCCCAATCGAATTGCGGCTACAAATGCCTATTAAAACCCACTTATAGCCACGATTTCGATATTTTTTTTGTATCTTTGCAAAAAATACCAACCAATGATTATAGGACGCAAGGAAGAAATCTCCAAACTAAAAAGAGCCTACGATTCTGACCATTCAGAGTTTGTGGCGGTATATGGACGCCGTCGCATCGGTAAAACTTATCTTATCAGGGAAACATTTGAGGATAAGTTCACATTCCATTACAGTGGTGTATTCAAGGCAAGCACTAAGCGACAACTGAAGGTCTTCTATCAAAATCTGCTTGAGCAAGGTTTAGATCCAACAGAAGCTCCACCCAAAGATTGGTTCGATGCTTTTTTTCTGTTGGAACATCTTATAAAGAAATCTGATGATGCCCGAAAAGTAATATTTATTGATGAGCTTCCTTGGATGGATGCTCGCAATTCTCAGTTTGTTCCGGCCTTTGAGCACTTTTGGAATGGATGGGCCTCTGCCAGAAAGGATATACTCCTAATAATATGTGGAAGTGCTACGTCTTGGATAATCAACAAAATATTCCGAAACAAGGGAGGGTTATACAACCGTGTGACATTTAAACTCCGGCTCCAACAATTCTCCCTACATGAATGTGAAGAACTGGTACAGTCTATGAAATTACCTTTTAACCGTAACACGATCATCGAGGGATACATGGTCATGGGTGGTGTG contains:
- a CDS encoding radical SAM/SPASM domain-containing protein, which encodes MIIKLSPSYTIRNQKNCSYIVRVDKIINNDTNEFGAIPIPPFIGYILSRLGRDELDRDLMLLSDEMGITKNAIHNFVAQLLPNQDNRGNKEFKLSDTFSIVFPSNLLEVCESVEETSFFETEDFNWSQEFIPQRPSMPLSVNLMVTTLCNTSCCYCYANRSLTPLMSTVEIVDIIKELKKKGVVNLTLTGGDIFAHKDWSVILEEVINAGYKPFLSTKTPLSPTDLKVLHDLGYTEIQFSLDSDDPCVLKELIKVDEDYINHVITMFEACSKHGISILIRSVLTKKNGSLESVARLYNFLSNYSCVKEWIMTPAFFSEYKKQQYAEIEIDNDSLKAIYDFSKKHSSNFRIGLNKISSDGYVLQKCNTVSEFVCRNQICLANTTSLSILANGLCSICEMLYDHPEYILGSVRKASISEIWNSEKALNLYSPQQENIESDSPCKTCEVFSKCKTTFGKRICYLDITKVGGNQEDPDPRCPLSKKTKYIL
- a CDS encoding outer membrane beta-barrel protein, encoding MKKLRQIAIAITFCFSLMPLITFGKNIFIQNENLEPIKGASVTTYNNQMDSLGHFMSAEDGLCNILITQTTTNLIIEHPEYSSRLVNLSSSFNDTITLMKNSVSLKEIVVNGDLMTQHLTHQSYKIPLTSMEKYSNFFQSLNEIPNLVVLGSGALFYEGNQNVVLLLNGVETTQIELSSLSKDDIKNVDIYQTPPARFASQGAASVINVITKSSLTGGNISINANQSFYPLKGDNSMAMFYNYKRSRFSLIFNNENQHYRKYSLDEQLNYSHDNTTYEKIKEGQDSKSHNDENNLSLSFQNNKADSYLYNLNIGAGINHEKLTLAQNVISQQNETTLSATNNLSTGFKKIWIANYFEKNLGKESHSGIILGNVKWQRLFSNYTSSYKEFDSHNLPNINVGSNYKIRYDAIFCEAQYEFPSYSWGQLSIDAYNTYKYSKYLDYESPIFQKNNNFGTSIQLIGRKRKIIYQIEMGIRGYHTSSSSIEKSYNMWIPSPSIGIYYAPKRNLQFRINYDYIGDIPTIADLSETNQWIDTKLVYHGNSTLKPYKKHDLYITGVTNNKYLNLSLKLGYSYSPDRICNYFIDTENYVLETIVNLKHYSVLSSQLDFTIKPLGKNVWTIWSRVIGAKVHGRGENYKWDGYRFQWMMNSRINLKKWTFEIFYQYPGKIAEGQLIRPRAECWSIGALYRPIKDLSLGIDWFMPFGKSFNESERTVGSAIVQNFSQIRIKDRANMISVSLSWNFSFGKNQNRATPQFDNGDADSGLLKK
- a CDS encoding peptidase domain-containing ABC transporter — its product is MRAFKFIKQLDSMQCGLACMAMICYHWGQEYSVKFLNKFCTASKDGVSFKGLSDLSDTLGLHCISGKVSIQELRECPLPAILHWNQNHFIVLYKIKNNKFYIADPSKGKLVLNETEFSQHFISLTSDNKEKGLAMFFEPTEKFGIIKDDTINNERNFKFLSKYIFKHKLYFIQIIVGMIFACCMQLLFPFLTQSIVDTGIHTKNIGLIWLILIGELTIVIGRTITDVIRNWLLLHISMRINISIVSDFFIKLLKLPMSFFDTKLMGDIFQRISDHDRIQKFLTSQILKISFAVLSFFIFGIVLCYYNITVFLIFLIGSFLYATWITLFLRKRRKIDYNLFEQQAANQNRTYQFITGIQEIKLQNCEIRRRLEWEDTQADLFKVQMDSLKLQLQQESGGVFINEIKNIVITVITATCVISGDMSLGMMLAVQYIIGQLNSPIEQVVAFIYSLQDVKISLERINEIHNAENEDNHIKNNITNLSDKTITIKNLSFSYDSHALTKTLDNITLNIPSGKITAIVGSSGSGKTTLIKLILGYYSNISGSILIQNQDIRNINLKDWRSHCGVVMQDGVIFSESIARNIAVEDGDIDYTRLEYAAQIANIHDYIMSLPLKYNTQIGRDGMGLSQGQKQRILIARAVYKNPDFIFLDEATNALDAKNEKIIVENLNKFYSGKTVVVVAHRLSTVKNADQIIVIDEGKVVESGEHYSLIAQKGKYYNLIHNQLELGL